AATGCTGCGGCTTCGGCGGCACCTTCTCGGTGACCGAGGAACCGGTGTCGGTCCGCATGGGGCAGGACAAGGTTCGCGATCATCTGCAGGCCGGCGCGGAATATATCGTATCGGGCGACATGTCGTGCCTGATGCACCAGCAGGGTTGCGCCGAGCGGATGAAAGCGGAGGCGCGCTTCATCCATATCGCCCAGGTCCTGAATGGAGCACGCGAATGAGCCGGATCGATCACGCCAAGGCGGCGGGCGCTTTCATCGCGAAGACGGAGCACGTGGCGTTTCACGACAAACGCCTGTGGGACCTGCGCGAGAAGCGCGACGTCCAGGCGCACGGCATCGCCGAATGGGAGACGCTGCGCGAGCTGGCCTCGGGTATCAAGGAACACACGCTGTCGCATCTGTCCGAATATCTCGGGCAGTTCGCGTCCGCGGCTGAAGCGAACGGCGTGATCGTGCACTGGGCGGCCACCGCCGAAGAGCACAACGCACTCGTCTACAAGATCATGTCCGAGCGCGGCATGACGACGCTCGTCAAGAGCAAGTCGATGCTCACCGACGAATGCGCCATGCGCGACTATCTCGAGCCGCGCGGCATCACGGTGATGGAGACGGACCTCGGCGAGCGCATCCAGCAGCTCGATCACCAGGACCCGAGCCATATGGTGGTGCCGGCGGTGCACAAGCTGCGCGGCGACGTCGCGCAACTGTTCGGCCGCACCATCGGCACGGACCCCGAGAACAGCGACATCCACTACCTCGCCGAAAGCCAGCGCATGAATACGCGGCCGTATTTCGTGCGCGAAAAGACGGCCGGCATGACGGGCTGCAATTTCGCCGTGGCGGAAACGGGCACGGTAGTGGTGTGCACCAATGAGGGCAATGCGGATCTGTCGGCGAACGTGCCGCCTTTGCATATCGCCTCGATCGGCATCGAAAAGCTGATTCCCCAGGTTGCGGACCTCGGGGTGTTTATCCGCATGCTCTCGCGCAGCGCGCTCGGCTCGCCGATCACGCAATACACGTCGCACTTTCGCGCGCCGCGTCCCGGCACCGAGATGCATTTCATCCTCGTGGATCACGGCCGCTCCGAACGGCTTGCCATGCAGGACTTCTGGTACTCGCTCAAGTGCATTCGCTGCGGCGCGTGCATGAATACCTGTCCGGTGTACCGGCGCAGCGGCGGGCTGTCGTATGGCGGCACGTATTCCGGGCCGATCGGCGCGATCATCAACCCGACCTTCGACCTCAAGCGCTACAGCGCCTTGCCGTTCGCTTCGACGTTGAACGGCAGTTGCACCAACGTGTGTCCGGTGAAGATCAATATCCACGAGCAGATCTACAAGTGGCGCCAGGTGATTACCGAGCGCCACGAAGTGCCGTTCGTGAAGCAGGAAGTGTTGAAGATGGCGGGGCGTCTGCTGGCGAGCCCGACGCTGTATCGCGCGACGGTGTCGTCGATGGGCGGCGCACTGCGGCGTCTGCCGAATTTCGTGCTGTATAACCCGCTCAATATCTGGGGCCGGCAGCGCGAACTGCCGGAGGCGCCGAAGCTGACCTTCCACGCGTGGTACCGCAAGAATCGCGGAGGTGGCGATGACAACGCGTGAGGCTTTTCTCGCCAAGGTGCGCGCCGCGCAACCGGACGCGCGCCAGCGTCCCGAGGTGCCGCTGTTCGCTTCGACGGGCGGCGATCCGCGGG
Above is a genomic segment from Paraburkholderia phenazinium containing:
- a CDS encoding lactate utilization protein B — its product is MSRIDHAKAAGAFIAKTEHVAFHDKRLWDLREKRDVQAHGIAEWETLRELASGIKEHTLSHLSEYLGQFASAAEANGVIVHWAATAEEHNALVYKIMSERGMTTLVKSKSMLTDECAMRDYLEPRGITVMETDLGERIQQLDHQDPSHMVVPAVHKLRGDVAQLFGRTIGTDPENSDIHYLAESQRMNTRPYFVREKTAGMTGCNFAVAETGTVVVCTNEGNADLSANVPPLHIASIGIEKLIPQVADLGVFIRMLSRSALGSPITQYTSHFRAPRPGTEMHFILVDHGRSERLAMQDFWYSLKCIRCGACMNTCPVYRRSGGLSYGGTYSGPIGAIINPTFDLKRYSALPFASTLNGSCTNVCPVKINIHEQIYKWRQVITERHEVPFVKQEVLKMAGRLLASPTLYRATVSSMGGALRRLPNFVLYNPLNIWGRQRELPEAPKLTFHAWYRKNRGGGDDNA